A portion of the Sabethes cyaneus chromosome 3, idSabCyanKW18_F2, whole genome shotgun sequence genome contains these proteins:
- the LOC128743585 gene encoding sodium-coupled monocarboxylate transporter 1-like, protein MSLEMPAEEIVHTKVWFTTFDYVIFCTMMLLSAVIGIYYGFFAKQKQDNTAEYLLGSRQMKVFPVAMSLTATHISAVTMLGVPAEMYRYGIQYWACSISGLIVTIFMVYVFLPVFYELQSTSCYAYLEQRFDKTVRRLASFLFMLYCLLNVPVLIYTPAIAFSQVTGINLHIITPAICCICIFYTTFGGIRAVIWTDTLQFGSMILALLVVMTLGTLQLGGFINIFKIADAGGRLIWFNMDPDPSLRSSFWLVSVGLTSMWISNIGVTPECVQRFLTVPDISSAKKAVWIFGVGHILVKLCSVYNGLLVFSKYHDCDPVHSGLVKKNDQIFPYYVLDVARRIPGLPGLFVVGVFSAALSSMSTILNTLSGTIYDDFVKPRFNFKEKLASSVIKSMVVVIGVICLLLVYVVEKLGSVFSLAISVSGVTSGTLLGIFFLGMFSPKINAKGAYWGAIISLASLCFIAAGAQLEILQGNLKYPSLPLRYDGCLGFNSTGTATSTFYVDAEGHDNSEVPWLFRLGFMYYSALGTIIAVFSGTVISYMTGGQTEPVPEVLLTPWVRSLYKPVRCVDDYELKNAKEHRTLQITKNDE, encoded by the exons ATGAGTCTGGAAATGCCAGCGGAAGAAATCGTCCATACAAAAGTATGGTTCACTACATTCGATTATGTTATATTCTGCACAATGATGCTCCTATCGGCAGTGATTGGAATTTACTACGGATTTTTTGCCAAGCAAAAACAAGATAATACAGCCGAGTATCTGCTGGGGAGCAGGCAGATGAAAGTATTTCCAGTGGCCATGTCGCTAACTGCAAC CCACATTTCTGCCGTCACCATGTTGGGCGTTCCGGCGGAAATGTACCGCTACGGAATCCAGTATTGGGCATGTTCCATATCCGGTTTGATAGTAACGATATTCATGGTGTACGTATTTCTGCCGGTGTTCTACGAGCTACAATCGACCTCGTGCTATGCGTACCTGGAGCAAAGGTTCGATAAAACGGTGCGTCGTCTGGCTAGCTTTCTATTTATGCTGTACTGCTTGCTGAACGTACCGGTGTTAATCTACACTCCGGCAATAGCATTTAGTCAAG TTACTGGTATAAACTTACATATCATCACGCCCGCCATTTgctgtatttgtattttttacACCACCTTCGGAGGCATACG GGCAGTGATATGGACAGATACACTTCAATTCGGCAGTATGATTTTGGCACTATTAGTTGTCATGACACTGGGAACACTACAGTTGGGAGGCTTCATCAACATATTTAAAATTGCCGACGCTGGAGGGAGGCTGATCTGGTTTAA CATGGACCCCGATCCTTCACTGCGATCATCCTTTTGGTTAGTATCCGTAGGCTTAACTTCCATGTGGATTTCAAATATTGGCGTCACACCAGAATGTGTTCAACGATTTCTCACAGTACCGGACATATCAAGTGCGAAGAA AGCCGTTTGGATATTCGGtgttggtcacattttggtcaAACTATGTTCCGTTTACAATGGACTGCTGGTATTCAGTAAATATCATGACTGTGATCCAGTCCACTCGGGTCTTGTTAAAAAGAATGACCAAATTTTTCCCTACTACGTACTGGACGTGGCTCGCCGGATTCCCGGTCTTCCCGGATTGTTCGTAGTGGGTGTATTTTCCGCAGCCCTGTCGTCGATGTCCACCATTTTAAATACTCTATCGGGAACGATTTATGACGACTTCGTGAAGCCACGATTCAACTTTAAAGAAAAATTGGCTAGTTCCGTTATCAAATCGATGGTTGTGGTGATCGGGGTCATCTGTTTACTGCTGGTTTACGTTGTAGAGAAGCTGGGAAGTGTTTTCAGTTTAGCCATTTCAGTGTCCGGCGTAACGTCTGGGACGCTGCTGGGAATTTTCTTTCTGGGGATGTTTTCCCCGAAAATAAATGCAAAA GGAGCCTACTGGGGAGCAATAATTTCGCTGGCATCACTGTGTTTCATTGCTGCTGGAGCTCAATTGGAAATTTTGCAAGGAAATTTAAAATATCCGAGTTTACCGTTGAGATATGATGGTTGTCTTGGTTTCAATTCCACAGG AACGGCAACCAGTACATTCTACGTCGACGCCGAAGGGCATGACAACTCCGAAGTACCGTGGCTGTTCCGGCTAGGCTTTATGTACTATTCGGCATTGGGCACGATTATtgccgttttctccggaaccgttATAAGCTACATGACAGGTGGTCAAACTGAACCTGTTCCGGAGGTACTGCTAACACCGTGGGTTCGCTCACTGTACAAACCTGTCCGCTGTGTGGACGATTATGAATTGAAAAACGCAAAAGAGCATCGGACGTTGCAGATCACAAAAAACGATGAATAA